Proteins encoded together in one Methanobacterium bryantii window:
- a CDS encoding DUF515 domain-containing protein translates to MLDKIRGKKKDDKDTPDLRGNNNKKDDSDIGGRLKGMVGKVTGKGDDDKKEEMKTPPERKMPRPMPKPMPKPMAKPGAKPRLKPPQKRPDDKRSGMGGFGRRIPDDDQKTLVGAAVFGIILIVLVGAGYYFLVYAPYQDTLSNAKQTKLAAVNTYFTGPLATDARGINIRAQISSATTPDQVDAIDVLGPATEAWREYQNQEINTQKDAYGRVMITYNDSTGSQKNSIVKVADAKSIVKQADASVLSQMEITTPDTVAIPIIISRLQAAGGLINVGNSVDVYLMNGTTSNTTVSTTNGTPQISGATVLAILRAKDSGTINANKSHAQTVAMSNLVSGSSRSESASEDVEELLKAAAADNWDQSEVSSLLNSYGWKLSDFERTSNLGELDAQYLLLLEVPRENAIFLIQNMNNVILTVPTQQAPNWMIKELKQIYG, encoded by the coding sequence ATGTTAGATAAGATACGTGGAAAAAAGAAAGACGATAAAGATACTCCTGATCTTAGGGGGAATAACAATAAAAAGGATGACTCCGATATAGGAGGGCGCCTTAAAGGCATGGTAGGTAAAGTAACTGGAAAAGGAGACGATGATAAAAAAGAAGAAATGAAAACTCCTCCCGAAAGGAAAATGCCAAGACCTATGCCTAAACCTATGCCTAAACCTATGGCAAAACCTGGTGCAAAACCACGATTAAAACCTCCTCAAAAGAGACCTGATGATAAACGGTCAGGAATGGGTGGTTTTGGAAGAAGAATCCCTGATGATGATCAGAAGACTCTTGTCGGGGCTGCAGTTTTTGGAATTATATTGATTGTACTTGTTGGGGCAGGTTACTACTTTTTAGTCTACGCACCTTATCAGGACACGCTATCAAACGCCAAACAAACAAAACTTGCCGCAGTTAATACCTACTTTACAGGACCGCTGGCAACAGATGCACGGGGAATAAATATTAGAGCCCAAATTTCAAGTGCTACTACACCTGATCAGGTAGATGCTATAGATGTACTGGGTCCAGCAACAGAGGCATGGAGAGAATATCAAAATCAAGAGATTAATACGCAAAAAGATGCCTATGGGCGAGTCATGATAACGTACAACGACAGCACCGGCTCGCAAAAGAACTCAATAGTTAAGGTTGCAGATGCTAAATCAATAGTTAAACAAGCAGATGCTAGTGTTTTATCACAAATGGAGATTACAACCCCAGATACCGTTGCTATCCCAATAATCATTTCCAGACTGCAGGCTGCTGGAGGCCTTATAAATGTCGGAAATTCTGTTGACGTGTATTTAATGAATGGAACCACTTCAAATACTACTGTGTCAACAACAAATGGTACTCCTCAAATAAGCGGAGCAACTGTTCTCGCAATTTTAAGAGCTAAAGACAGCGGAACCATAAATGCAAACAAGTCTCATGCGCAGACTGTTGCCATGAGTAACTTAGTTTCAGGTAGTTCACGCAGTGAATCAGCATCAGAAGATGTTGAAGAACTCTTAAAAGCTGCTGCAGCTGATAACTGGGATCAAAGTGAAGTAAGTTCATTATTGAACTCATATGGTTGGAAATTATCAGATTTCGAGAGAACTTCAAACCTAGGAGAACTTGACGCACAATACCTATTATTACTAGAGGTTCCAAGAGAAAATGCAATATTCCTTATACAAAACATGAACAATGTCATACTTACAGTTCCAACCCAACAAGCTCCTAACTGGATGATTAAGGAGCTAAAACAAATATACGGATAA
- the rnhB gene encoding ribonuclease HII: MKIIGIDEAGRGPVIGPLVVCGVAIDEDRLEKLERLELKDSKRLTPGRRKVLARRIKKIAESYTVSIEAKDIDNLRAKDVNLNEIEKIAMKKVIGHFDPDVAYIDCLDIKPQRFCDEMESVKENLKVIAEHKAEDKFPIVAAASIVAKVERDSAIDIIRKEYKDVGSGYPSDPKTIAFLKRFTYENLPDFVRRSWATVKRNM, encoded by the coding sequence ATGAAAATAATCGGCATAGATGAAGCGGGTAGAGGGCCTGTAATTGGACCTCTTGTTGTTTGCGGAGTAGCAATAGATGAAGATAGACTTGAAAAGCTTGAAAGGCTTGAGTTAAAAGATTCTAAAAGATTAACTCCTGGAAGGAGGAAAGTACTTGCAAGGAGAATAAAGAAAATTGCAGAATCTTACACTGTTAGCATAGAAGCTAAAGACATCGATAATTTAAGGGCTAAAGATGTCAATTTAAATGAAATTGAGAAAATAGCCATGAAAAAAGTTATAGGGCATTTTGATCCTGATGTTGCTTATATAGATTGTCTTGATATTAAACCTCAGAGATTTTGTGATGAAATGGAAAGTGTTAAGGAGAATCTGAAAGTTATAGCGGAACATAAAGCTGAGGATAAGTTTCCAATTGTGGCAGCAGCGTCTATAGTTGCCAAGGTTGAACGTGATTCGGCAATTGATATAATAAGGAAGGAATATAAAGATGTTGGGTCAGGATACCCCAGCGATCCTAAAACAATTGCATTTTTAAAGAGGTTTACCTATGAAAATTTGCCGGATTTTGTAAGGCGTTCATGGGCTACAGTTAAAAGGAACATGTAA
- a CDS encoding 2-oxoacid:ferredoxin oxidoreductase subunit gamma: MRKDIRIAGFGGQGIILAGIVIGKAASLYDNIFAVQTQSYGPEARGGASKTEVVISDSEIDYPKVQKPDIFIAMSNEALMAYLDDLKDGGTLIVDPDMIKEEDILPFIEEHNINYIKASATRTATEKIKLNIVANIVMVGAIVKATKVVSEEAARNAIAASVPKGTEEKNIAAFEAGMDLIGED, from the coding sequence TTGCGGAAAGATATAAGAATTGCGGGATTTGGTGGTCAGGGAATCATACTGGCCGGTATTGTTATTGGAAAGGCAGCTTCTCTTTATGATAATATATTTGCTGTTCAAACACAATCCTACGGCCCTGAAGCAAGAGGCGGGGCTTCAAAGACAGAAGTAGTTATAAGCGACAGCGAAATTGATTATCCTAAAGTTCAAAAGCCAGATATATTCATTGCAATGTCCAATGAAGCATTGATGGCATATTTAGATGACCTTAAAGATGGGGGAACATTGATAGTTGACCCCGACATGATAAAAGAAGAGGATATACTTCCCTTCATCGAAGAACATAATATCAATTATATTAAAGCTTCAGCAACAAGAACTGCAACAGAAAAGATTAAACTCAACATTGTAGCCAACATCGTGATGGTTGGAGCCATAGTAAAAGCAACAAAAGTAGTATCAGAGGAAGCCGCAAGGAATGCTATCGCGGCAAGCGTGCCCAAAGGAACCGAAGAAAAGAACATCGCTGCATTTGAAGCAGGTATGGATCTTATTGGAGAGGATTAG
- a CDS encoding archaetidylserine decarboxylase has translation MFVKGTLKKAGVFLTLAVLPFLFGYFLVSLILFSIVAFIMQFFRDPNRRVPHEKGVVVAPADGRVLKGQIDKIEIVEYEDPLMKHILKKGEKGVRISTFMSPFDVHVNRSPVSGKIVKTKHFSGKFKLAFKDAETETEKEKNLIVIDSEYGKIGVIQIAGFVARRIVQYVNVGDSVEIGERLGMIKFGSRVDLIVPYEKCKLMVKEGQKPKAAETIMARMVIAN, from the coding sequence ATGTTCGTTAAAGGAACTTTAAAAAAAGCAGGAGTATTTTTAACTTTAGCAGTCTTACCATTTTTATTTGGATATTTCTTAGTAAGCCTAATCTTATTTTCCATTGTAGCATTTATTATGCAGTTTTTCAGAGATCCAAATAGGAGGGTGCCTCACGAAAAAGGTGTTGTAGTAGCCCCGGCAGATGGTAGAGTACTCAAAGGACAAATTGACAAAATAGAGATAGTTGAATACGAAGATCCCCTAATGAAACATATATTAAAAAAAGGGGAAAAAGGGGTTCGGATAAGTACATTCATGTCTCCTTTTGATGTCCACGTGAATAGATCTCCTGTTTCTGGAAAAATTGTAAAAACCAAACACTTCTCTGGAAAATTTAAACTGGCATTTAAGGATGCTGAAACCGAAACTGAAAAAGAAAAGAATTTGATAGTAATTGACTCAGAATATGGAAAAATTGGAGTTATTCAAATTGCAGGTTTTGTAGCAAGGCGTATAGTTCAATATGTCAATGTAGGAGACAGTGTCGAAATAGGGGAAAGATTAGGAATGATCAAATTTGGATCTAGAGTAGATTTAATTGTACCCTACGAAAAATGTAAATTAATGGTTAAAGAAGGTCAAAAACCAAAAGCAGCAGAAACAATAATGGCTAGAATGGTAATAGCTAATTAA
- a CDS encoding ExbD/TolR family protein, with protein MVLDVNRYKNKVKKNTPRFNMVPFIDVVFTILIFLMVTSSFGAAADQTQSTSGKPEVTQSSGTSEYYMVPVAGLKKVTVNGQDMSSYIRNGAIAVHTKVIDEGEIVIKARNGEIIITTPQGFPTNNAVKAPS; from the coding sequence ATGGTTTTAGACGTGAACAGATATAAAAACAAAGTGAAAAAAAATACTCCTAGATTTAACATGGTTCCATTTATTGATGTTGTTTTTACAATCCTCATATTCCTAATGGTTACAAGCAGCTTTGGTGCTGCTGCTGATCAGACGCAGTCTACTTCTGGAAAACCAGAGGTAACGCAAAGTAGTGGGACATCTGAATATTATATGGTTCCAGTTGCAGGTTTGAAGAAAGTTACAGTTAATGGGCAGGATATGTCCAGTTATATACGAAACGGTGCAATTGCAGTACATACAAAAGTTATTGATGAGGGAGAAATAGTTATAAAAGCTAGAAATGGTGAGATCATTATAACTACTCCTCAGGGATTCCCGACAAATAATGCTGTGAAAGCACCTAGTTAA
- a CDS encoding IMP cyclohydrolase codes for MYLGRMLAVGNTESGKFVAYRVSSRSFPNRMVNVFEDRAAIVPKEGHEKDVFVNPYIAYNCIRIVDDVAVVTNGSHTDIIAEKIASGMNIRDSIALTLLTMDYEKDELNTPRIAGATTLDGDSYIGIVTIDGIIVEKVKEDQCSYISTYEHTKPHDVEFVCSNAEEAAKFIYCGGKFEEFTNPVDSVAAFAEDNKWKIGSL; via the coding sequence ATGTATCTTGGAAGAATGTTAGCAGTTGGAAACACAGAATCAGGAAAATTTGTTGCATATAGAGTTTCAAGCAGGTCTTTTCCAAATCGAATGGTAAATGTATTTGAAGACAGGGCCGCAATTGTACCAAAGGAAGGACATGAAAAAGATGTTTTTGTAAACCCCTACATTGCTTATAACTGTATCCGGATCGTGGATGACGTTGCTGTAGTTACAAATGGATCCCATACTGATATTATTGCAGAAAAAATAGCTTCAGGTATGAATATACGAGATTCAATTGCATTAACACTACTTACAATGGATTATGAAAAAGATGAATTAAATACTCCACGTATTGCAGGAGCTACAACATTAGATGGAGATTCTTATATTGGGATTGTTACAATTGATGGAATCATAGTTGAAAAGGTTAAAGAAGATCAATGCAGTTATATTTCGACATATGAACATACGAAGCCACATGATGTTGAATTTGTTTGCAGCAACGCTGAAGAAGCGGCTAAATTTATATACTGCGGCGGAAAATTTGAGGAATTCACCAATCCTGTAGATTCAGTAGCTGCATTTGCAGAGGATAATAAGTGGAAAATTGGCTCTTTATAG
- a CDS encoding rod shape-determining protein, producing MNLFGKKEETEEVRKEGITNTLGIDLGTLNTVVAKPSGDKFDLYKIPSVVAVKKEDPSYVLAVGEDAKLMLGRTPEDIIAVRPLRKGVIESVAQAEALLIYAMDKGAGDSMDHIDRIVIGIPGDASEVEKNAVEEIGRKAGASYVLVISEGLAAAIGAGLPIAEASGTMVIDIGAGSSDIVVISLGGITDIETVRLGGDNIDDNIVEKVKELYNVQIGIHEAEKAKIEVGMVHSGSDIEAIKTTAIGKDMETNKPKEVELDSELVAEAAEPVVVELIEALKVILERMSPELISGVYKETVVVGGTSQLRGLKERIYEEVGVPVEISDDPMTVVAKGAAIVAAEPRALEPEVRLKAMK from the coding sequence ATGAATCTTTTTGGAAAGAAGGAAGAAACAGAAGAAGTGAGGAAGGAAGGGATAACAAATACCTTAGGAATTGATTTAGGTACACTTAACACCGTTGTCGCAAAACCTTCAGGAGATAAATTTGATCTTTATAAAATACCATCAGTAGTAGCTGTAAAAAAAGAAGATCCATCTTATGTGCTTGCAGTAGGTGAAGATGCAAAATTAATGCTTGGAAGAACACCAGAGGACATTATAGCAGTAAGGCCACTAAGAAAAGGAGTTATAGAAAGTGTAGCTCAGGCAGAAGCTCTCCTTATTTACGCTATGGATAAAGGAGCAGGAGACTCAATGGATCATATTGATAGGATAGTTATAGGTATTCCTGGAGATGCATCTGAAGTCGAGAAGAATGCTGTAGAAGAAATCGGTAGAAAAGCTGGAGCAAGCTATGTTTTAGTTATAAGTGAAGGTCTTGCAGCAGCTATAGGTGCAGGATTACCAATTGCAGAAGCATCTGGTACAATGGTAATTGATATTGGTGCTGGATCAAGTGATATTGTGGTTATCTCTCTCGGTGGAATTACTGATATAGAAACCGTAAGACTTGGTGGAGATAATATTGATGATAACATTGTAGAAAAAGTTAAAGAGTTATACAATGTCCAGATAGGAATTCACGAAGCAGAAAAAGCTAAAATAGAAGTTGGAATGGTCCATTCTGGTTCTGATATTGAAGCTATAAAGACCACTGCAATTGGAAAAGATATGGAAACTAACAAACCAAAAGAAGTTGAATTAGATTCAGAACTGGTAGCAGAAGCCGCAGAACCAGTTGTAGTTGAACTTATTGAGGCATTAAAAGTCATACTTGAGAGAATGTCCCCTGAACTTATATCCGGGGTTTACAAAGAAACCGTAGTTGTTGGTGGAACATCACAACTTAGAGGATTAAAAGAAAGGATATATGAAGAAGTCGGCGTTCCTGTAGAAATTTCAGATGACCCAATGACTGTAGTCGCAAAAGGAGCTGCTATTGTAGCTGCAGAACCAAGGGCACTTGAACCAGAAGTACGTCTGAAAGCTATGAAATAA
- a CDS encoding archaetidylserine synthase yields MNIKSFTSIADIVSIANASSGFLAIIMVTTGNFVLAAKLMLLAVIFDALDGWVARKLKREDEFGFGKNVDSLSDIISFGVAPGMFLYILSQSSGILYINIIVAILIVICGILRLSRFNVITDSHDDKFVGLPIPSTALILSSFYLSGFFNAGLALVIMTVVSLFMISTVKYPKFRGITTLAVGSILIIATLLPQNILSYITYFPAKLLFIIMLLYLLIVPVIDLYIKFFRSGPNVR; encoded by the coding sequence ATGAATATTAAATCTTTTACATCTATTGCAGATATAGTTTCAATTGCAAACGCTTCATCTGGATTTTTAGCAATCATAATGGTAACTACCGGTAATTTTGTATTAGCTGCTAAGCTTATGTTGCTGGCAGTCATATTTGACGCATTAGATGGATGGGTTGCCAGAAAATTAAAGAGAGAAGATGAATTTGGCTTTGGGAAGAATGTCGATTCTTTATCAGACATTATATCCTTTGGAGTTGCTCCTGGAATGTTTTTATATATATTAAGCCAATCTTCTGGAATATTATACATCAATATAATTGTAGCTATTTTAATAGTCATATGCGGGATACTACGACTTTCAAGGTTCAATGTAATTACAGATTCACATGATGACAAGTTTGTGGGGTTACCTATCCCATCCACAGCATTGATACTTTCGTCATTTTATCTTTCAGGATTTTTCAATGCAGGTTTAGCATTAGTTATTATGACCGTTGTATCATTATTCATGATAAGCACAGTCAAATATCCCAAATTTAGAGGCATTACAACATTAGCTGTGGGAAGCATACTAATTATAGCAACGCTATTACCTCAAAACATTTTGTCATATATCACATATTTCCCCGCAAAGCTTTTATTTATTATTATGCTACTATACTTATTGATTGTACCAGTTATAGATTTATACATTAAATTCTTTAGAAGTGGTCCGAATGTTAGATAA
- a CDS encoding class E sortase, producing the protein MVEVSFYATTENVVLNKSDTPFLEIPKIGVDQNINNKSVNYGVYYEPESAKPGYGTVVLAGHRTFYSSPFLNLDKLKTGDNITISWPEIGNVQYKVVRSYIVPASYQLPLDQGKTLILYTCYPLGSSKERLIIQANQTKITPFTYSKAANADNGKTSFPYAPLLIAAFLGIGLVLSYLYPVQEDKIFIFMTTIALTLFLVFGYYFPVPGDQISSQISNLSDMFGG; encoded by the coding sequence ATGGTTGAAGTAAGTTTCTATGCAACAACAGAAAATGTTGTTTTAAATAAATCAGATACTCCTTTTCTTGAAATACCAAAAATAGGTGTTGATCAAAATATCAACAACAAATCCGTAAATTACGGAGTATATTATGAACCAGAATCGGCAAAACCTGGTTATGGAACAGTAGTGCTGGCAGGGCACAGAACATTTTACAGTTCCCCATTTTTAAATCTAGATAAACTAAAAACTGGGGATAATATAACTATATCCTGGCCAGAAATAGGAAATGTCCAGTATAAAGTGGTAAGATCATACATCGTCCCAGCATCATACCAGCTGCCCCTAGATCAAGGAAAAACTCTTATCCTGTATACATGTTATCCACTTGGATCATCCAAAGAAAGGCTGATTATACAGGCAAATCAAACTAAAATAACTCCATTCACATATTCAAAAGCAGCCAATGCAGATAATGGAAAAACATCTTTTCCATATGCCCCTTTACTAATAGCTGCCTTTTTAGGAATAGGTTTAGTTTTAAGCTATCTATATCCCGTACAAGAAGATAAAATATTTATTTTCATGACTACCATTGCTCTTACGCTATTTTTAGTATTTGGATATTACTTCCCAGTCCCAGGAGATCAAATATCATCGCAGATATCAAATTTGAGTGATATGTTTGGAGGTTAA
- a CDS encoding 2-oxoacid:ferredoxin oxidoreductase subunit beta: protein MATKLTGSRYTDYLRKERLPHIFCAGCGNGIVMNTFFNGMNMAEFDLDNIVMVSGIGCSSRIPGYIKCDSLHTTHGRPITFATGVKLANPDLDVVVFTGDGDAAAIGGNHLIHGARRNIDLTVICINNSIYGMTGGQISPTSPKGSYGSTAPYGALERPFSLADLVTAAGATYVARWTTTHAMPLSLSIKKGLQNKGFSFIEVISQCPTYFGRKNRMRTPIEMMDFMKKNSVLKEKAVNMSEEELEGKIIVGEFVDKSLPEYSERLCELVNEKCENGTPSESIKAAYKS from the coding sequence ATGGCTACTAAACTAACAGGAAGTCGTTATACAGACTATCTACGGAAAGAACGGCTCCCACATATCTTTTGTGCAGGATGTGGAAATGGAATTGTTATGAACACATTCTTCAATGGCATGAACATGGCAGAATTTGATCTTGATAACATCGTAATGGTATCTGGAATAGGATGTTCCTCAAGGATACCAGGTTATATAAAATGCGATTCACTTCATACAACACATGGGAGACCAATCACATTTGCAACAGGAGTTAAATTAGCAAATCCTGACCTTGATGTAGTTGTATTTACAGGAGATGGGGATGCTGCGGCTATTGGAGGTAACCACCTAATTCATGGTGCAAGGAGAAATATAGACCTCACTGTAATATGTATAAACAACAGTATTTACGGGATGACCGGAGGGCAAATCAGCCCAACATCACCAAAAGGTAGTTATGGAAGTACAGCTCCATATGGAGCTCTTGAAAGACCTTTCAGTCTGGCGGATCTTGTAACTGCAGCTGGAGCAACCTATGTTGCAAGGTGGACCACAACTCACGCCATGCCGCTTTCACTTTCCATTAAGAAAGGTTTACAAAATAAAGGATTTTCATTCATTGAAGTCATTTCACAGTGTCCAACCTATTTCGGAAGGAAAAACAGGATGAGGACTCCCATTGAGATGATGGACTTCATGAAAAAGAACAGTGTCCTGAAGGAAAAAGCTGTAAACATGAGCGAAGAAGAACTTGAAGGAAAAATAATTGTGGGAGAATTTGTTGATAAAAGCCTGCCAGAATATTCAGAAAGGCTTTGTGAACTGGTAAATGAAAAATGTGAAAATGGAACTCCCTCAGAATCAATTAAAGCAGCTTATAAAAGTTAA
- a CDS encoding dihydroneopterin aldolase family protein: MDIEDRYFKNISSRERVIFEGAITMGALFHQFVGTPVNSENAETLEKSIKEAMELQPCIEEVEVKIDRKMLEEAKSKFNYVSLNGDMLDIRVVSKYADKKAVLRMEYIEELKYPLMYVEDINE, from the coding sequence ATGGACATTGAAGATAGATATTTCAAAAATATTTCAAGCAGAGAAAGGGTAATCTTTGAAGGTGCAATTACAATGGGAGCACTGTTCCACCAGTTTGTTGGAACACCTGTAAATTCAGAAAATGCAGAAACACTTGAAAAATCCATAAAAGAGGCAATGGAACTTCAGCCATGCATTGAAGAAGTTGAAGTAAAAATAGATCGGAAGATGCTTGAAGAAGCTAAAAGTAAATTCAATTATGTATCTTTAAACGGAGATATGCTTGACATACGAGTAGTTTCGAAGTATGCTGATAAAAAAGCGGTTTTGAGGATGGAATACATTGAAGAGTTGAAGTATCCTTTGATGTATGTTGAAGATATTAATGAATAA
- a CDS encoding 4Fe-4S dicluster domain-containing protein, which produces MIKVDKELCKGCNICTEFCPFKVYEQSKKPNKKGVRLPTPEHEERCTKCGLCALMCPDQAIRVEEKEE; this is translated from the coding sequence ATGATAAAAGTAGATAAAGAACTATGTAAGGGGTGCAACATATGCACAGAATTTTGCCCCTTTAAGGTTTATGAACAATCAAAAAAACCTAATAAAAAGGGAGTTCGTCTTCCAACTCCGGAGCACGAAGAAAGATGCACTAAATGTGGTTTATGTGCATTAATGTGCCCAGATCAAGCTATACGAGTTGAAGAGAAAGAAGAATAA
- a CDS encoding 2-oxoacid:acceptor oxidoreductase subunit alpha — protein sequence MVNTENYFIQGNEACARGAIKAGCRFFAGYPITPSTEIAEDMAVFLPKEGGSFIQMEDEISALGAVIGGVWGGQKAMTATSGPGISLMQEHIGYAAMTETPLVIVNMQRGGPSTGQPTMAAQGDMMQARWGSHGDYELIALSPSSVQECFDFTVEAFNLAEEYRVPVLVMGDEIVGHMREKITVPDNVKITPRKMPEEGPETFLPYKADSEGVSPMPPFGAGYKMHITGLTHDERGYPDTSRPETHSKLVKRLCNKILKNKDKICRAKELYTEDADIVVISYGAPSRSAITAVKQARKEGIKAGHIKLETVWPFPEEIIKSATEGAKKVFVVEMNLGQIVHEVERVICGAADVELLPKIGGEIHRPGEILKSIKSCK from the coding sequence ATGGTGAATACTGAAAATTATTTCATACAGGGTAACGAAGCATGCGCAAGAGGTGCTATTAAAGCAGGATGCAGATTCTTTGCAGGTTATCCAATAACTCCTTCCACTGAAATTGCTGAAGATATGGCAGTATTTTTGCCTAAAGAAGGAGGATCATTTATACAGATGGAAGATGAAATTTCTGCACTTGGTGCAGTTATAGGCGGTGTTTGGGGCGGTCAGAAAGCAATGACTGCAACATCAGGTCCAGGAATTTCCTTAATGCAGGAACACATAGGTTACGCTGCCATGACAGAGACTCCACTTGTAATCGTTAACATGCAGAGGGGAGGTCCTTCAACTGGACAGCCGACAATGGCAGCCCAGGGAGACATGATGCAGGCAAGATGGGGGTCACATGGAGATTATGAATTAATAGCCCTTTCACCATCTTCTGTACAGGAATGTTTTGATTTTACAGTGGAAGCTTTTAATTTAGCAGAAGAATACAGAGTACCGGTTCTAGTAATGGGTGACGAGATTGTGGGGCACATGAGGGAAAAAATTACTGTGCCAGATAATGTTAAAATCACCCCTCGAAAAATGCCTGAAGAAGGGCCAGAAACATTCTTACCATATAAAGCAGACTCTGAAGGAGTGTCACCAATGCCCCCATTCGGAGCAGGTTACAAAATGCATATTACTGGACTTACACATGATGAAAGAGGTTACCCTGATACTTCACGTCCAGAAACTCATTCAAAACTCGTAAAAAGGCTCTGCAATAAAATACTTAAAAATAAAGATAAAATATGCAGGGCTAAAGAATTGTATACTGAGGACGCAGATATTGTTGTTATTTCATATGGTGCACCTTCCAGATCTGCAATCACTGCAGTAAAACAAGCCCGAAAAGAAGGTATTAAAGCAGGACATATTAAATTAGAAACCGTATGGCCTTTCCCTGAGGAGATAATTAAATCTGCAACAGAAGGGGCTAAAAAAGTATTTGTTGTAGAAATGAACCTTGGACAGATAGTCCATGAAGTAGAAAGGGTTATCTGCGGAGCGGCAGATGTGGAATTACTCCCAAAAATCGGGGGAGAAATACACCGCCCCGGCGAGATATTGAAAAGTATAAAATCATGCAAATAA
- a CDS encoding MotA/TolQ/ExbB proton channel family protein: protein MIYEFLSGNFGIILEMFQSGGIITYIITIIGVYGFLASLEKIRYLRKISKVSPPLIMGTVNDAMEKGGSLEALRSIGKYQNPVSKIISEALKIGYRNKTEVEDAMERVFIVEMGRMTKGLGTIKMIIEISPLLGLIGTVLGMWYTFRALGMGASSSGMAEGIYIALITTIAGLTVAIILVPLHSYITGKIEDEMDKIEIAKKMTNWNSAVMRIKVVTNPEMAVEALKEAEGVVKVKEIEDYDANVLVALKPSMLEKSIHNIIMEKCNTKAEIIESKLMQ from the coding sequence ATGATATATGAGTTTTTAAGCGGTAACTTTGGTATTATACTGGAGATGTTCCAAAGCGGAGGAATTATAACATATATAATAACTATTATAGGAGTATATGGATTTTTAGCTTCCCTTGAGAAAATTCGTTATTTGCGCAAGATATCAAAAGTTTCTCCACCATTAATTATGGGAACAGTGAACGATGCAATGGAAAAGGGAGGGTCTCTTGAAGCACTGCGTTCAATAGGTAAATATCAAAATCCCGTCTCAAAAATCATTTCCGAGGCCTTAAAAATAGGTTACAGAAATAAAACCGAAGTTGAAGATGCAATGGAACGTGTTTTCATAGTTGAGATGGGAAGAATGACTAAAGGTCTGGGCACAATTAAAATGATAATTGAAATTTCCCCTCTTTTAGGGTTAATAGGAACAGTTTTAGGTATGTGGTACACATTTAGAGCTCTTGGAATGGGCGCAAGCTCATCAGGAATGGCAGAAGGAATTTATATAGCTTTAATTACTACTATAGCTGGACTTACTGTTGCAATAATTTTAGTCCCTCTTCATTCTTATATCACAGGTAAAATAGAAGATGAAATGGATAAAATAGAGATAGCTAAGAAGATGACCAACTGGAACTCTGCAGTTATGAGAATAAAAGTAGTAACTAATCCAGAAATGGCTGTTGAAGCTTTAAAAGAAGCTGAGGGGGTTGTAAAAGTTAAAGAAATCGAGGATTATGATGCAAACGTTTTAGTAGCTTTAAAACCCAGTATGCTTGAGAAAAGTATTCACAACATAATTATGGAAAAATGCAATACTAAAGCTGAGATTATTGAAAGTAAATTAATGCAGTAA